The nucleotide sequence tttgacatttaacgtgcgccacacacaagacagaagtcgcagcacaggcttcatgtctcacccagtcacattattctgacaccggaccaaccagtcctagcactaaccccataatgccagacgccaggcggagcagccactagattgccaatgttaaagtcttaggtatgacccggccggggttcgaacccatgacctcctGATCACAGACAGAACCCTCAATTTGGTCGTGACCTTGACGTATACGCAAATGCTGGTGTGATAGggtggaggggaaggggggaaataggccaggaagcataaatgagacgccaagacagaggttgcgataacgtgacttttacttaacgtacaccagaagcaaacaccagaaagtaacaccagaaagttaacaccagaaagttaacaccagaaagttaacaccagaaagttaacaccagaaagttaacaccagaaagttaacaccagaaagttaactccagaaagttaacaccagaaagtagacacccgaaagttaacaccagaaagttaacaccagaaagttaacaccagaaagttaacaccagaaagttaacaccagaaagctaacaccagaaagttaacaccagaaagttaacaccagaaagttaacaccagaaagttaacaccagaaagttaacaccagaaagttaacaccagaaagcagtgtctgatgacacatgaaaagaaaagaaaacataatataagtacatggcataacaagtaaaacgcaccattcataccaatgcatcctaaccatacatacattccacaataatcatgacaaatatagacaagtaacaatacagccaaaatcctgcagacacagcattctctgaaagagaatccacagtgagttaaacaactccacaacagctaatgtcaagggaagtaaccaacatcttcccttaggcctaagccttgcattggaaaatgctctacataaattaaccaactgcatgaaccgcaactgcaaaataattgttattattaagtatgttcatcgccatgaagacacatcttcatcgagttgaataataacgacaagaataagaaagataactcatgatacgagttcattacccaaaatatatgtcaaccataattcccgttcatcaattgtaggggtttctgcgcctaaatcgtaaataggtagctttacgggccaatggcactgagggcttaactttgagcttttaaccgactactactcagactttactgatctccagaaataatatgtgataaaatggggaaaaatggcaacgatacacatgggtctTCTCGACATCAAATATTGCGAGACAGGCTTTTTCTCAGCGAAAACAAACGTatgagaacgagtctgccttactGGATTCtcttacgagtctttaattcacaagactctaaaacaactttagaacaactggtcatcaaatattagaagttattaacgctcaatttcagcgtcaaatcatgaaagtaattagaaactgatctagaaaacaTCTCTCTgatagatcaaaatggcgtcatcaactcgagaccggtcggacatcgcccgggaccaaatcagcgtcaaaatgtacatatatgcaaacatcatagcatcaaatgaaacataagaataaagcataaggaaagaatacagcataaggaatgaataaagcatttagttacttacagattctcctcagtgagcacacgcagtgaaacgtaaacacaagagcacaggtatcggaatctaacaccacaagtcgactgattacaacttcgcgacaaatttggtcagcacttcgaccgttcacgtcaaccgacacaatcgagcagcacacagctcagtatatcacaaatcgcgttctctcctctagcctaaatgctcagtcttttaaaggctggccacttccgattcccaatagccaataggaaaggctacccggtgtcagacaacggggggtgtcgtcttaagattgcctgccaaatgaaagggatcgttaccaAGGCATGAAGCCGGGTCGGTCGGGTGTCaagcaccggaaatattacgagTAGTTACACTAAGTCTGCCgtgcacaccggataaggctcattatattacaaccagttacaaagaagggggagaggggtaagagactaaaacctcttCTATGAtataccctgtcaaaagaaatgacacccacttgacaaaacgccgtccaacgatacccagacagtccggcggcacattacataacgaccacctaaatctgggataagaggttagaaaggaatccggtcaagagtcttccctacgatagtaaacacacaatactcctagcgggagacacaacttgggtcaggggaagataatagacaggggaggcaactgagtcgggcaggagataattacacaaaagaCTGGATACGCCACTTGGCCACATCCCCCCCAGCTCTATACCAACTGCGTCCTCGCAGGTACAGCGCCTCGGGAATAGCTGAAAATGACATctataaatcaaacacaagttcacccaagtgaaacaacaaataaaatcagaaacgGTACCGGATGACACTCACAGTCACCCAACCCATTCATAcaagacacaatacaacaggcaatCAATACTCATAGTGTACACACAGTCTCTTAGCAGAACACGAACAGTCTCACAAATGACACATTGCCCACATGACAGCAGCACATTGTTTTCCTGACTGTTCACAATAGACGGATGGCGGGGTTATGACAGCGGCACACTTATTATATTACACACAAGTCCGTCtgttcaaaataaataaaatcaagttAATCCCATGACTGCTCAGAACGACGACAATCTCTGCCGTATACGCTGTGAGCGGCGCACAGGCACAGCAGCTGGAGGAGGGACCAGAGGTTCTGGGTCTCTAGCCAGAGGCTGGTCTTGGACTCGCAGTACTGGCACTGGAAGCACCTGGGCCTGTAGAACAGGTGCAGGGGCCGCTGGCTGCACCGGATGAGGCTGGACGGGTGGGGGGAAGACAGGGCGTGCGATGCAGACAGTGCCTCGGTCAGGGAATGTTGGGGTAGCAGGGACTTGGGGTAAAGGGGCAAGATTGAGCATGGAATCCCAAAATGTGACCTGCTGAGTGTCGTGTAGCTGCACGGGGACTGGCAGTGTCACATTTTGATGCTCTTCCTCTGTCTGGCAGCTTTGCTCACGGAGAGGTTGCGTGTTGGATGTTGACTGATGACTCGCGCGTTTCTCACTTGGCTGTCTCCATGACAGCGGTTGTTGATCTCTTTGACGCTTGGTAGGGCACCTGCTCTGTAGATGGCCGTGGCGGTTACAAAGCCAACAACGTGGCTTCGCGGACGGTTGCTGTTGACGAGAGGCAGCCGGCGGGCGTTGGTGCAAGGCAGCTCGAAGCTCTGCTGACTTGATGGCGAGTTCGCTGACTTGTAATTGCAGGCTGCGTACCTCAGTGCTGCTCtctgttgcttgttgttgttgcttcgtCACCACCTCGAAATCTTCCCTCATCCACCTGAGAGCTTCTGCACGGACTGCCGCAAAAGGGACAGCCTCACGCCCTCTCGCAAAGCGCATGAGGTCCCGTCTCATTGCAGGCAAGAACAGTCCGTGCATGAATCGATCACGAAGTGCAGCATCGGTAACTGTACCGGCAACAACAGCATTCGTCTTCACCTGCAGAGCCTGCAACTTGTGGGCATATGAGAGAATGCCCTCCTCTTGACTCTGGGAGATGCTGTAGAACGACGCTAGTAGAGTGGAAATGCTGGCGTGGTCCCCAAACGTGTCCTGCAGGATGTTCAGGACTAAGTTGGCAGTGGCAGTTgcctgaggggggtgcaggtTGATCTCATTCTTGGCAGGCCCAGCAAGTGACTGGATCAGCCATTCAGCAGCCTCGCCGCCCAGCGCCTCCAGGTTGAAGTGGGCAATGATGCGACGAGCCTCTGTGACGTAGTCGTCTAGCGGACAGCCATCTTTGCTGCTAGTGAAGAGGGGAAGCCTGGGAGGGGAGAACATCTGCCACTGGGGTCTGGGAACCCCGtcgaccgccatcttggatacgTTGAGTACCTCCTACACTGCTAcccctgctttctggtgttaaactacggcgtctctacttcctgaatcctgctcgcagcgccagatgtgatggggtggagtggaaggggggaaataggccaggaagcataaatgagacgccaagacagaggttgcgataacgtgacttttacttaacgtacaccagaagcaaacaccagaaagtagacagaaagttaacaccagaaagttaacaccagaaagttaacaccagaaagtagacaccagaaagtatacaccagaaagttaacaccagaaagttatcaCCAGAAAGTAAACACCAGAAAGTATACACCAGAAAGTatacaccagaaagttaacaccagaaagttaacaccagaaagtttacACCAGAAAGCtaacaccagaaagtttacaccagaaagttaacaccagaaagtaaaCACCAGAAAGTATACACCAGAAAGTatacaccagaaagttaacaccagaaagcagtgtctgatga is from Littorina saxatilis isolate snail1 linkage group LG5, US_GU_Lsax_2.0, whole genome shotgun sequence and encodes:
- the LOC138967208 gene encoding uncharacterized protein, producing MAVDGVPRPQWQMFSPPRLPLFTSSKDGCPLDDYVTEARRIIAHFNLEALGGEAAEWLIQSLAGPAKNEINLHPPQATATANLVLNILQDTFGDHASISTLLASFYSISQSQEEGILSYAHKLQALQVKTNAVVAGTVTDAALRDRFMHGLFLPAMRRDLMRFARGREAVPFAAVRAEALRWMREDFEVVTKQQQQATESSTEVRSLQLQVSELAIKSAELRAALHQRPPAASRQQQPSAKPRCWLCNRHGHLQSRCPTKRQRDQQPLSWRQPSEKRASHQSTSNTQPLREQSCQTEEEHQNVTLPVPVQLHDTQQVTFWDSMLNLAPLPQVPATPTFPDRGTVCIARPVFPPPVQPHPVQPAAPAPVLQAQVLPVPVLRVQDQPLARDPEPLVPPPAAVPVRRSQRIRQRLSSF